In Pajaroellobacter abortibovis, the following are encoded in one genomic region:
- a CDS encoding aminotransferase class IV: MVCLFPSIEHDQIQLGINENRRTKYEILRSFSITQFIVDGSPSGVTPLSSFQVFVWNEERGLVPTVATESDLKVADSWLVSDGYVYGLALHKLRFFQACRHIIQGIHPPLELELFWQAVLEKLPRQGRWFPRVELAWKSNLQLFLRLRPAPSVQETARVWIENHFDPRRTPRRKGPDLTSLAELRHRAMTKGANEALLVTPSGIVQETSSSSILWWKGDTLCTPSPSLRILPSITVNLIQQMAYEMGVHTVFRKTPLSELEGLEVWLANSLHGIRPVVQWVGNSPSITAGPVQKAPLWQRMLHARAQLL; this comes from the coding sequence TTGGTATGTCTCTTTCCTTCCATCGAGCATGACCAAATTCAATTGGGCATTAATGAAAACCGCAGAACCAAATACGAAATTCTTAGGAGTTTCTCCATTACCCAATTCATAGTAGACGGAAGTCCCTCTGGAGTTACCCCCCTCTCTTCATTTCAAGTATTTGTTTGGAATGAAGAACGGGGGCTCGTTCCGACTGTTGCCACTGAGTCAGATCTCAAGGTAGCCGATTCATGGCTAGTGAGCGATGGGTATGTATACGGATTAGCATTACATAAACTGCGTTTCTTTCAAGCTTGTAGGCACATAATCCAGGGGATTCACCCTCCCCTAGAGTTAGAACTATTCTGGCAAGCAGTCTTGGAGAAACTGCCACGCCAGGGGCGGTGGTTCCCCCGCGTAGAACTCGCATGGAAATCCAATCTGCAGCTCTTTCTAAGGCTCCGTCCAGCCCCCTCAGTACAAGAAACAGCACGCGTCTGGATAGAAAACCACTTCGATCCTCGTCGGACACCACGAAGGAAAGGGCCTGATCTCACCTCCCTAGCTGAATTGCGCCACCGAGCCATGACCAAAGGGGCTAATGAAGCTCTGCTCGTAACCCCCTCCGGTATTGTCCAGGAGACGTCCTCGTCCTCTATTCTGTGGTGGAAAGGGGATACGCTGTGCACTCCTTCCCCTTCCCTCAGGATTTTACCGAGTATTACGGTAAATCTCATCCAGCAAATGGCCTACGAGATGGGGGTGCACACAGTGTTTCGGAAAACTCCGCTCAGCGAGTTAGAAGGGCTTGAAGTGTGGCTAGCGAACTCCCTTCATGGCATCCGCCCCGTCGTCCAATGGGTAGGAAATTCTCCATCCATCACTGCAGGCCCCGTTCAAAAAGCCCCCCTCTGGCAGCGCATGCTTCACGCCCGCGCACAGCTTTTATAA
- a CDS encoding peptide deformylase, producing the protein MKRLTIYLNGEGCLSVLGLLRGKVKRHQRVTVRYVDREGRELE; encoded by the coding sequence GTGAAGAGACTTACTATCTACCTTAATGGTGAGGGATGTTTGAGCGTTTTGGGACTTCTGAGGGGGAAAGTGAAACGGCATCAGCGTGTAACTGTTCGCTATGTGGACCGTGAAGGAAGGGAGTTAGAATAG
- a CDS encoding ribonucleoside-diphosphate reductase subunit alpha, giving the protein MNSATMLSVGYPHAHSSTKRSKGAEYETTFLPFHGANHVRKRKGHLERIDREKLLRSVTSCCQELSGVEPDRIITKVLSSLQDGTSTTELTKLLIQTAASLTAEEPDYSQLATRLLLTSIHKEVANQKILSFLDSITMAYESGLLHERMLTRAREYASVFEETIRDCPPSPFDYIGLQTIYDRYLLRHPTEHHVVETPSYFWMRIAVALSRSTEEALQLFHLFASLEYLPSSPTLFNAGTRHEQLSSCFLLDSPEDSLESIYQRYTEIALLSKFSGGIGIAYHRVRAQGSRIESTNGRSSGIIPWLKTLDSSVAAVNQGGRRKGACCVYLEPWHMDIDDFLELRDNTGDEARRTHNLHIAHWIPDLFMKRVEEDQLWSLFDPKTVPHFPDLYGESFKQAYEAAEQAGLAVKTVKARQLYGRMMRMLAQTGNGWMNFKDTCNRTCNQTAKPGRVLHSSNLCTEILEVTSSGEVAVCNLGSINLGRHTKQNSQGHIVLDEDKLRYTITTAVRQLNRVIDLTFYPIPTASASNQRWRPIGLGWMGLHDLFLQMRLPFDSPEAQELSTHIAEEIYFHALSTSCDLAEQEGAHPAFSETRAAQGKLQFDSWGVQPKNMDRWIQLKQRIQTVGLRNSLLIAIAPTATISSIAGCSECIEPRVSNLFKRETLSGDFLQMNRYLVEALKSLNLWNKSIRHQIKAADGSIQSIEEIPAATRKLFRTAWELPMRPLIDMAAARGAFIDQSQSLNLFMESPTLDQLSSMYMYAWKKGIKTTYYLRSRPATRIAKTTVEGALKTGVQALGIRNGNSSHSPTACALENPETCEACQ; this is encoded by the coding sequence ATGAATAGCGCTACCATGCTATCTGTAGGCTATCCACATGCACATTCGTCGACCAAAAGAAGCAAAGGGGCGGAATACGAAACCACTTTCCTTCCCTTCCATGGAGCAAACCACGTGCGGAAGCGTAAGGGGCACCTCGAGCGGATCGATCGAGAGAAATTGCTCCGTTCAGTCACGTCCTGTTGCCAGGAATTATCTGGAGTGGAGCCAGATCGAATCATCACCAAAGTCCTCTCAAGCCTACAGGATGGCACCTCCACCACCGAATTAACCAAGCTTCTCATTCAGACTGCAGCCTCTCTCACAGCTGAAGAGCCTGACTACAGCCAGCTCGCAACACGCCTTCTTCTAACTTCTATCCACAAGGAAGTAGCCAATCAGAAAATCCTCTCATTCCTCGACTCGATCACCATGGCTTATGAGAGTGGGCTCCTCCATGAGAGAATGCTCACAAGGGCACGGGAATACGCCTCCGTCTTTGAAGAGACCATTAGGGATTGCCCTCCTTCCCCATTCGATTACATAGGTCTTCAGACAATCTATGATCGATATTTGTTAAGGCATCCGACAGAACATCATGTCGTAGAAACACCATCTTATTTCTGGATGCGAATTGCAGTCGCACTATCGCGTTCAACAGAAGAGGCCTTACAGCTTTTTCATCTTTTTGCATCGCTTGAATATCTACCTAGTTCCCCCACCTTATTCAATGCAGGGACCCGTCACGAACAGCTTTCCTCCTGTTTCTTACTTGACTCTCCAGAAGATTCACTGGAAAGCATCTACCAGCGATATACTGAAATTGCGCTGCTTTCAAAATTCTCTGGGGGGATCGGGATAGCCTATCACCGCGTCCGAGCACAAGGTTCGCGAATCGAAAGCACCAATGGGCGTTCAAGCGGAATCATCCCCTGGCTCAAAACACTCGATTCTTCTGTGGCAGCAGTGAACCAGGGAGGAAGGAGGAAAGGGGCCTGCTGCGTGTATCTAGAACCATGGCACATGGATATCGATGATTTCCTGGAATTGCGAGACAACACAGGGGATGAAGCCCGTCGCACCCACAATCTTCATATTGCACACTGGATCCCGGATCTCTTCATGAAACGCGTTGAAGAAGACCAGCTCTGGTCTCTCTTTGATCCCAAAACCGTACCACATTTTCCTGATTTATACGGAGAGTCCTTTAAACAAGCATATGAAGCAGCAGAACAAGCTGGCCTCGCTGTCAAGACTGTCAAAGCACGTCAGCTCTATGGGCGCATGATGCGCATGCTGGCTCAAACAGGAAATGGATGGATGAATTTCAAGGACACCTGCAACAGGACTTGTAATCAAACTGCAAAACCAGGAAGAGTTCTTCACTCATCGAATTTATGTACGGAAATTCTCGAGGTTACTTCTTCAGGAGAGGTAGCCGTATGCAATCTAGGGTCTATCAACCTCGGACGTCACACCAAGCAGAATTCTCAAGGCCACATTGTTCTCGATGAAGACAAGCTAAGATATACAATTACCACTGCGGTGCGGCAGCTGAATCGTGTCATCGATCTTACCTTCTACCCTATTCCTACTGCTTCTGCTTCGAACCAGCGCTGGCGACCTATAGGACTTGGATGGATGGGGCTACACGATCTCTTCCTTCAGATGCGTCTCCCTTTCGACAGTCCAGAAGCTCAAGAACTCTCGACTCATATTGCGGAAGAGATCTATTTCCATGCGCTGTCCACATCCTGTGATCTCGCAGAACAAGAAGGGGCCCATCCAGCTTTTTCGGAGACACGAGCCGCACAAGGGAAACTGCAGTTCGATTCCTGGGGTGTTCAACCTAAAAACATGGATCGGTGGATTCAACTGAAGCAGCGGATTCAGACCGTAGGCCTGCGCAATTCTCTATTGATCGCGATCGCCCCCACCGCCACGATCTCATCGATTGCAGGCTGCTCTGAATGTATCGAGCCCAGGGTTTCCAATTTATTCAAACGGGAGACACTATCCGGTGATTTTCTTCAAATGAACCGCTACTTGGTTGAAGCGCTCAAGAGCCTCAATCTGTGGAACAAATCGATCCGTCATCAGATCAAGGCAGCGGATGGTTCTATTCAGTCGATTGAAGAAATCCCTGCTGCCACCCGAAAGCTCTTTCGGACAGCCTGGGAGCTCCCCATGCGACCTCTGATCGATATGGCCGCAGCCCGCGGGGCTTTCATTGACCAGAGCCAATCGCTTAATTTGTTTATGGAGTCCCCTACGCTCGATCAGCTAAGCTCGATGTACATGTACGCATGGAAGAAGGGAATTAAAACAACGTACTACTTACGTTCGAGACCGGCCACGAGAATTGCGAAAACTACTGTAGAAGGAGCTTTAAAAACAGGGGTTCAGGCATTAGGGATTCGGAATGGGAATTCCTCCCATTCACCCACTGCGTGCGCTCTCGAGAATCCAGAAACATGTGAGGCCTGCCAATGA
- a CDS encoding ArgR family transcriptional regulator, with translation MGHNIAIDTHILEIVQNYQVREQRELQKQLKQHGHDVPQATLSRRLKKLKIAKIDGIYQLTEFYLPTIPSILSLQTSESGLIILHTYPGHAHGLAYYIDQKYIISSRQNQSPPPSGILATLAGDDTILIVLRSKAHLSLALEMLRRDFLTPPLKK, from the coding sequence ATGGGACACAATATCGCCATCGACACACACATTTTAGAGATCGTGCAAAATTATCAGGTTCGAGAACAGAGAGAGCTGCAAAAGCAACTCAAGCAGCATGGCCACGATGTCCCTCAAGCTACCCTTTCTCGCCGTCTCAAGAAATTAAAAATTGCAAAAATTGATGGTATCTATCAACTCACAGAATTTTATCTGCCCACTATCCCTTCCATCCTGAGCCTGCAAACCTCCGAGTCAGGTCTGATCATCCTGCATACGTATCCAGGACACGCTCATGGTCTCGCTTATTACATCGATCAAAAATATATCATTTCCTCTAGACAGAATCAGTCCCCTCCTCCCAGCGGCATTCTCGCCACCCTAGCCGGGGACGATACCATCCTCATCGTTTTGCGAAGCAAAGCCCATCTTTCTCTGGCGCTAGAGATGTTACGTCGCGACTTTTTAACTCCCCCTTTAAAAAAATAG
- a CDS encoding ABC transporter substrate-binding protein, whose product MKKVVTVLLSLLLLFYFSCKKQRSSKKIYIGTSATYPPFEYKVGHELRGFDIELASLIGKELDKDIEIQDMQFGALLLALQNQKIDAVLASVTITPERTKSFDFSIPYFMDELTVVYKEGNPILSAEALQWKKVGCQLGTTMEIWLKNRLPTSQIHAMDDNSPLIEALKAHQIDAVLLGKSQAQEFCQRNSGLSSRVIASAPDGYGIVLRKGSPLLSEFNRAVNNLEAKGELKRLAQKWVATSSL is encoded by the coding sequence ATGAAAAAAGTGGTCACTGTTCTGCTTAGTTTGCTTTTATTGTTTTATTTTTCTTGTAAAAAGCAGCGATCGAGCAAAAAGATCTATATTGGAACATCAGCAACATATCCACCTTTTGAATATAAGGTCGGACATGAGCTGAGGGGTTTTGACATCGAGCTTGCTTCCTTGATCGGAAAGGAACTGGACAAAGACATAGAGATCCAGGACATGCAATTTGGCGCTCTGTTGCTTGCACTTCAGAATCAGAAGATCGATGCTGTCCTTGCTAGTGTCACGATTACTCCTGAGCGGACCAAGAGTTTTGATTTTTCTATCCCTTACTTTATGGATGAATTGACAGTTGTTTATAAGGAGGGAAATCCCATCTTGAGTGCAGAAGCATTGCAGTGGAAAAAGGTAGGGTGTCAATTGGGGACCACCATGGAGATATGGCTTAAGAACCGTTTGCCTACCTCTCAGATTCATGCGATGGACGACAATAGTCCTTTGATCGAGGCGCTTAAAGCGCATCAGATCGATGCTGTCCTCTTGGGCAAGAGCCAGGCGCAGGAGTTTTGTCAGAGAAATTCAGGTCTATCCTCTAGGGTCATTGCTTCTGCTCCTGATGGATACGGAATTGTATTGCGTAAAGGCTCTCCACTCCTTTCTGAATTCAATCGCGCTGTGAACAATCTTGAAGCAAAAGGTGAGCTAAAGCGGCTCGCGCAAAAGTGGGTGGCAACGAGCTCGCTATGA
- a CDS encoding DoxX family protein, with translation MKSMWHVLFPRIDTTRGDIPILLLRTVAGAAFLIHGWKKIQDPVGWIGPGSSIPGVLQALAALSEFGGGGAWILGLLTPLVSAGILSTMSVALWMHISVWGDPFVGSPSSYELPLLYAIIAILLLRMGPGRFSIDAILSRQLTPKKEDEQLV, from the coding sequence ATGAAAAGTATGTGGCATGTTCTCTTCCCCAGGATCGATACAACGCGTGGAGATATTCCCATTTTGCTGCTTCGTACTGTGGCTGGCGCCGCGTTTTTGATACATGGATGGAAGAAAATTCAGGACCCTGTCGGTTGGATAGGCCCCGGGTCATCCATTCCAGGTGTTTTGCAAGCACTTGCCGCACTCTCTGAATTTGGTGGAGGGGGGGCCTGGATACTCGGGTTGTTAACGCCTCTCGTATCAGCCGGTATCCTGTCCACCATGAGCGTCGCATTGTGGATGCATATCAGCGTGTGGGGAGATCCGTTCGTCGGGAGCCCCTCTTCGTACGAACTCCCTCTCCTTTACGCAATCATCGCTATTCTCCTCCTTCGAATGGGACCAGGACGGTTTTCTATCGACGCGATCCTATCCCGACAACTCACTCCAAAGAAAGAAGACGAACAGTTGGTCTAG
- a CDS encoding glycoside hydrolase family 19 protein: MATQSPKPSCHDVMTGKWTPSGADISAGQLPRQDSGSPSTSSTEGGGSEHNQPTPLQVQDRISYYQQFTGLLNVNPGEKLDCSHIQSYQREEISSSSYLNH, from the coding sequence ATGGCAACGCAATCGCCCAAACCCTCCTGCCACGATGTGATGACAGGAAAGTGGACACCCTCTGGTGCAGACATCAGCGCAGGACAGCTGCCAAGACAAGATTCGGGATCACCATCAACATCATCAACGGAGGGAGGAGGGAGCGAGCACAATCAGCCTACCCCCCTCCAAGTACAAGACCGCATTAGCTACTATCAGCAATTCACAGGCCTATTGAATGTAAATCCTGGAGAAAAATTGGACTGCAGCCATATACAAAGCTACCAGCGAGAAGAGATCTCTTCTTCATCCTATCTTAACCATTAA
- a CDS encoding ribonucleotide-diphosphate reductase subunit beta, translated as MRSINTMPRLLDPGFDLTLRPMHYPIFYDMYNHAIRNTWTVEEVDFSSDLIDLNQRFSPGKHHLIQRLVTFFATGDTIVANNLVLNFYQHINSPEGRMYLSRQLAEEAEHVRFYLTLLDTYMPDPAEREKAFAAVEHIPSIRQKAQFCFRWIDSLRHITRLQTKEDRRMFLLNLICFGACIEGLFFFAAFAYVYFLRSQGLLHGLSTGTNWVFRDESMHMAFAFEVVRITREEEPDLFDHTMKENVVQMLEEAIQCELQFAMDLLEIGVNGLSIQDVHQYLKFVADQRLNMLDLSKHFKGTNPFPFMDLQDVQELTHFFERRASAYQVGIKGGVSFDAPF; from the coding sequence ATGAGATCAATCAACACAATGCCTCGCCTTCTCGATCCCGGTTTTGATCTGACCCTTCGTCCCATGCACTATCCTATTTTTTACGACATGTATAACCATGCCATCCGTAATACGTGGACAGTAGAAGAAGTCGATTTTTCTTCTGATTTGATCGATCTTAATCAACGGTTTTCTCCTGGAAAGCACCACTTAATTCAACGTCTCGTGACTTTCTTTGCGACAGGGGACACAATTGTAGCGAATAATCTCGTTCTCAATTTCTACCAACATATTAATTCCCCTGAGGGAAGGATGTATTTATCTAGGCAGCTTGCTGAAGAGGCTGAACATGTACGGTTTTATTTAACTCTTCTCGATACTTATATGCCTGATCCCGCTGAACGAGAAAAGGCATTCGCCGCGGTAGAGCACATTCCCAGCATAAGGCAGAAGGCTCAGTTCTGCTTCCGGTGGATCGATTCACTGCGTCATATCACCCGTCTTCAAACGAAGGAAGATCGGAGGATGTTTCTCCTCAATCTCATATGCTTCGGAGCCTGTATCGAAGGTCTCTTCTTTTTTGCTGCATTTGCATATGTTTATTTTTTAAGATCGCAGGGGCTTCTGCATGGTTTATCTACAGGAACCAATTGGGTCTTTCGAGATGAGAGCATGCATATGGCGTTTGCGTTTGAAGTGGTTCGGATTACACGGGAGGAGGAGCCTGATCTTTTTGACCATACGATGAAAGAGAATGTCGTGCAGATGTTGGAAGAAGCAATTCAATGTGAGCTTCAGTTTGCGATGGATCTGCTTGAAATAGGTGTCAATGGGCTGTCCATTCAAGATGTCCACCAATATCTGAAGTTTGTGGCTGACCAGCGTCTCAATATGCTTGATCTTTCCAAACACTTTAAGGGGACTAACCCCTTCCCTTTTATGGATCTTCAAGACGTGCAGGAACTGACTCATTTCTTCGAGCGCCGAGCCTCCGCCTACCAAGTTGGGATTAAAGGGGGGGTGTCTTTCGACGCACCATTTTAA
- a CDS encoding amino acid ABC transporter permease codes for MNLLKDVVFIGQGIGMTFQLLLGGVFLGLVLGCLFAVFRFKGWMAFWIERFISIARGTPLLLQLSLFYFAIPGVLGIQLDILTAGVLTLGFNSSAYVAEILRGGIESLPKGQFEAAKTLGISSGFMWKDIILPQVLRNVFPALINELIALLKETALISTLGGMDLMRRAQSLAAEQFNYFGPLCIVGAYYYGFVVLIEFLGKRIERRWGHAKNC; via the coding sequence ATGAATCTCCTCAAAGATGTTGTATTTATTGGTCAGGGGATCGGGATGACCTTTCAGCTATTGCTGGGAGGTGTGTTTCTTGGTTTGGTGTTGGGATGTCTGTTTGCTGTGTTCCGCTTTAAAGGGTGGATGGCCTTTTGGATTGAGCGTTTTATTTCGATCGCTCGTGGGACCCCTCTCTTGCTTCAGCTCAGTCTGTTCTATTTTGCGATTCCGGGGGTGCTCGGGATCCAGTTGGATATTCTTACAGCGGGAGTTCTCACCTTGGGGTTTAATAGCTCTGCCTATGTGGCAGAGATTTTGAGGGGGGGGATTGAAAGTTTGCCGAAAGGTCAGTTTGAGGCTGCCAAGACCCTTGGCATCTCTTCTGGATTCATGTGGAAGGATATTATTCTGCCTCAGGTGTTGAGGAATGTGTTCCCAGCCTTAATCAATGAATTGATTGCTCTACTTAAGGAGACTGCTTTGATTTCTACATTGGGAGGGATGGATCTGATGCGGCGAGCACAATCCCTTGCGGCGGAACAGTTTAACTATTTTGGCCCGCTCTGTATTGTGGGTGCGTATTATTATGGTTTTGTTGTTCTGATTGAATTTTTGGGCAAGAGAATAGAGCGACGGTGGGGTCATGCTAAAAATTGCTAA
- the hisS gene encoding histidine--tRNA ligase has translation MPSFELTPPSGTRDFLPEIVKLRDQVISTIKGVFERFGFVPLETPAFERIEVITGKYGEEGEKLIFKILKRGTQAATGETDFALRYDFTVPLARVVALYRNQLGSIFKRYQIGPVWRADHPAKGRFREFYQCDIDTVGNCSPIADVETVFAMTEVLQALQLPNFTIRFNSRKALKGLMEAYNITPEDERKVMIALDKLDKIPLEKAIQELIAQGLSKETIQQLEDDIQSSSPEEQVRQRLHSSEIGKQGLQEVDRFQHCLSPLLKTGKTVFSPFLARGLDYYTGIIFEFGIDGFSPSIAAGGRYDGLIGMFSKGNVPACGCSLGLDRLLSFLAEKQMRQTTNSPEAIVCVWDEHFYLSALQTACQLREKGIDTECYPGRGDLRQQLRYASQKGVSFCILLGPHEQAQGVVTLKDMRFGIQYTLIPDKVSDEIVRLRQ, from the coding sequence ATGCCTTCTTTCGAACTGACCCCTCCCTCTGGCACTCGTGATTTTCTTCCCGAAATAGTCAAGCTTCGCGATCAAGTGATTTCGACGATCAAAGGGGTATTCGAGCGATTCGGATTCGTTCCACTAGAAACTCCAGCGTTTGAACGGATTGAAGTCATCACTGGCAAGTACGGAGAAGAAGGAGAAAAATTAATTTTCAAAATTCTCAAGCGCGGCACACAAGCAGCAACAGGCGAGACAGACTTTGCACTACGCTATGATTTTACAGTACCTCTGGCTCGTGTCGTAGCCCTCTACCGCAATCAACTGGGATCCATTTTCAAACGATATCAGATCGGTCCTGTCTGGCGAGCAGACCATCCAGCCAAAGGACGCTTCAGGGAATTCTATCAGTGCGATATCGACACTGTTGGAAATTGTTCCCCCATTGCAGATGTCGAAACGGTATTCGCAATGACAGAAGTACTTCAAGCACTCCAATTACCAAACTTTACGATCCGTTTCAACTCAAGGAAAGCGCTCAAAGGACTGATGGAAGCATACAACATCACCCCTGAAGATGAACGGAAAGTCATGATCGCACTGGACAAACTAGATAAAATCCCTCTCGAAAAAGCCATTCAAGAGCTGATCGCTCAAGGACTATCCAAGGAAACCATCCAGCAACTCGAAGATGACATTCAATCCTCTTCACCAGAAGAACAAGTACGTCAACGCCTACACAGCTCTGAAATCGGTAAACAGGGGCTCCAGGAAGTAGATCGCTTCCAGCATTGTCTCTCTCCTCTTCTTAAGACAGGAAAGACCGTATTTTCTCCCTTCCTAGCAAGAGGCCTCGATTATTACACAGGCATTATCTTTGAATTTGGGATCGACGGTTTCTCCCCTAGCATAGCAGCTGGAGGCAGATATGACGGCCTCATCGGAATGTTCTCAAAAGGGAATGTACCGGCCTGCGGATGCTCCTTAGGACTCGATCGCCTTCTTTCCTTTCTAGCGGAAAAGCAAATGCGGCAGACAACCAACAGTCCTGAAGCAATAGTCTGCGTGTGGGACGAACATTTCTATCTGTCCGCCCTGCAAACAGCATGTCAACTGCGCGAGAAGGGGATTGACACCGAATGCTACCCTGGACGAGGTGATCTGAGGCAACAACTCCGCTACGCATCTCAGAAAGGAGTCTCCTTCTGCATTCTGCTTGGCCCCCACGAGCAAGCACAAGGAGTTGTTACCCTAAAGGATATGCGATTCGGAATACAATACACGTTGATTCCAGATAAAGTATCTGACGAGATTGTCCGACTGCGCCAGTAG
- a CDS encoding amino acid ABC transporter ATP-binding protein, with translation MLKIANALKDFHGHRVLEGVSLEVQPNRIVGLAGPSGGGKSTLLRCIQGLDTLDAGQIICSGRPGFIFQDFQLFPHMTVLANVTYALEKVGRNANARELGLSLLKQLGLREKTDRFPHQLSGGQKQRVALARTLAIHPDLLLCDEPTSGLDVSSIQDVIDLLRSVHKMGVTMLIASHDLDFLTQMSDRLLVLKKGKIVADLIPSEFSDQREYLKSLYRE, from the coding sequence ATGCTAAAAATTGCTAATGCGCTCAAAGATTTTCACGGGCATCGTGTCTTAGAAGGTGTCTCCTTGGAAGTTCAGCCTAACCGGATTGTTGGGTTGGCAGGTCCTTCAGGGGGTGGAAAGTCCACTTTATTGCGTTGTATTCAGGGATTGGATACATTGGATGCAGGTCAGATTATATGCTCGGGAAGACCTGGCTTTATTTTTCAGGATTTCCAGCTCTTTCCTCACATGACAGTGCTAGCGAATGTAACCTATGCCTTGGAGAAAGTGGGTCGAAATGCGAATGCGCGAGAGCTTGGATTATCGCTTCTCAAGCAGCTCGGCTTGCGAGAGAAGACAGATCGTTTCCCGCATCAGTTGTCGGGTGGTCAGAAACAGCGTGTGGCTCTTGCAAGGACATTGGCAATTCATCCAGACCTTCTCTTATGCGATGAGCCGACTTCAGGATTGGATGTCTCTTCTATCCAGGATGTGATCGATCTGTTGCGTTCCGTTCATAAGATGGGGGTGACTATGCTGATTGCCTCGCACGACCTCGATTTTTTAACCCAGATGTCGGATCGCCTTTTGGTCTTGAAGAAGGGGAAGATTGTAGCTGATCTTATTCCTTCTGAATTTTCAGATCAAAGGGAATACTTGAAATCCCTGTACAGGGAGTAG